GAAAACAAATGCTGAAAACAGCATCCGGCTGAACTTCTTCGAGCCAGTTTTCCAATCCTGAAGCAGATTTAGCGGTTGGGAAGGATTGGAAGGGCAACCCTGATTTCTCGCATTCCGAATCAAGGAGTTTAACGGTTGCGGCGTCCCCGTTTCCAATGGCAATGCCGCAGAGGTATTTTTCTACGGCAAGTTGCTGAATGGCTGGCAACGCAAAGCGTCCGCCGCATAAAACTGCTATTTTTAATCCGCTCATCAAATACACGTATAACTGTTATACCATCCCGAGACAGCGTTATCCAATTCCTGGGATATCAACTCTTCATAAGCAGATTCCGTATCTGCAACTTCACGGACGATCTTTACGGAACAACGGTCATTCCCGTCGTTTTCGATTTCGACCTCGTAAAGCGGTGCAATTGACACATGTGTTTGTGCATGGAAAGAAACTTTTCCTCTGGGAGTTTCAAAACTGAATTCCTTCAACTTTTCGGATGCAAGAAGCGCATTCGGGCTTTCTTTGAACTGTTCCAGTAAAAATGCAGCAATGATTCCCGCCTCCCATCCCAGGAGACAGAACAGGTTAGCCTCACGTCCGGCGGAAGCAATGGCTTCTATAAATTGCTCGTTTTCCGGGTTTTCAAGTTTCTTCGACCAGGCAGCTATTCCACTAACCGGATTTCCGGGGTACACTGCTTCCTTCAGCATAGATTCTTCAAAGGCAAAAGGAGGAAGATATACCGGAACGGGTTGCTCCGAAAAATAGCGTTGCAAATCGCGGAAGAACCATTGTACATAGTCTCCGCTAAAAATGCTGAGTACGCAGTCACTCTGGGAGGACTCGTATTGATCCTTGAGTGGTTGCATGGAAAAGTCTTCTTCGCGGTAACCGGTGGCGAGGCTCAATTTGATGCTTCCGCCGGCTTTCTGGAAACCGTTGTGTGCTCCCACCGTGTGTAAATAACCACCGTCGTAATAACCAGTGACGATACTTGCTGAAACGTGGCCATTTCGTACCGCCATCCCCGAACTCAACCAGCTTCCCAGCGCATTTTGCAGGGAATGGTAAAAGATATTCGGAGAAACCGGCCATTCCTGGGGCATGTGCGCACCTGCATCCAGTACGATCAATAAGCGATTGGCTGCCGCAAACAAAGGGCGTAATACCTGTGCTGTCCGGTGACCGATGTATGCAAATACAATCTGCGCATTTTCATGCATGATCAGGTTTTCTGCACATTTGTAGCACAATTGTTTATCCGTTCCGAACCCGATGTTTTCAGTCAAAACACGAACATTCTCATATCCGGAAGCAGCCAATGAA
The window above is part of the Fluviicola sp. genome. Proteins encoded here:
- a CDS encoding ABC transporter substrate-binding protein codes for the protein MQTIGFLLPRSTFYQGISFDLFQGMKSSLAASGYENVRVLTENIGFGTDKQLCYKCAENLIMHENAQIVFAYIGHRTAQVLRPLFAAANRLLIVLDAGAHMPQEWPVSPNIFYHSLQNALGSWLSSGMAVRNGHVSASIVTGYYDGGYLHTVGAHNGFQKAGGSIKLSLATGYREEDFSMQPLKDQYESSQSDCVLSIFSGDYVQWFFRDLQRYFSEQPVPVYLPPFAFEESMLKEAVYPGNPVSGIAAWSKKLENPENEQFIEAIASAGREANLFCLLGWEAGIIAAFLLEQFKESPNALLASEKLKEFSFETPRGKVSFHAQTHVSIAPLYEVEIENDGNDRCSVKIVREVADTESAYEELISQELDNAVSGWYNSYTCI